From the genome of Streptomyces sp. NBC_01260, one region includes:
- a CDS encoding RNA polymerase sigma factor codes for MLEQVFRDEWGRVLASLVGFLGDFDRAEDAAQEAFAVAAQRWPVSGVPPHPGAWLVTTARNRAIDRIRREHTLAGKIHLLPVPEAVMDEFDDTVIKDERLELIFTCCHPALPLEGQVALTLRALGGLETAEIARAFLVPEETMKRRLSRAKNKIRATGIPFAVPGVQLLPDRVDAVLAVIYLICNEGYRDRVDLGAEAIRLGRVLTALMPHEPEAHGLLALMMIHHARRRARFSGDDLVLLDDQDRSLWDTRRIAEGRAVLDRALALGGRGAYVVQALIASMQTRERIDWPRIAALYRRLVELTGSPVVELNHAVAVCQAGDPAAALRAVDSLDLDGYLYFHSTRGELLRRLGRDTEALDAYRRALELATSTPERRFLTGRLEDL; via the coding sequence GTGCTGGAGCAGGTCTTCCGGGACGAGTGGGGCCGGGTGCTGGCGTCGCTGGTCGGGTTCCTCGGTGACTTCGACAGGGCCGAGGACGCCGCGCAGGAGGCGTTCGCCGTTGCGGCGCAGCGCTGGCCCGTGTCCGGTGTTCCGCCCCACCCGGGTGCGTGGCTGGTGACGACGGCGCGCAACCGGGCGATCGACCGGATTCGCCGGGAACACACGCTGGCCGGGAAGATCCACCTGCTCCCGGTACCCGAGGCCGTCATGGACGAGTTCGACGACACCGTGATCAAGGACGAACGACTTGAGCTGATCTTCACCTGCTGCCACCCGGCGCTGCCGCTGGAGGGGCAGGTGGCCCTGACACTGCGGGCCCTCGGCGGCCTGGAGACCGCCGAGATCGCTCGGGCGTTCCTGGTCCCGGAGGAGACGATGAAGCGGCGCCTGTCGCGCGCCAAGAACAAGATCAGGGCGACCGGGATCCCGTTCGCGGTTCCCGGCGTGCAGCTGCTGCCGGACCGTGTCGACGCGGTGCTCGCGGTGATCTACCTGATCTGCAACGAGGGCTACCGCGACCGGGTCGACCTCGGCGCCGAAGCCATCCGCCTGGGACGGGTGCTCACCGCGCTCATGCCGCACGAGCCGGAGGCGCACGGGCTGCTGGCCCTGATGATGATCCACCACGCCCGGCGGCGGGCCAGGTTCTCCGGCGACGACCTCGTCCTGCTCGACGACCAGGACCGGTCGCTGTGGGACACCCGCCGGATCGCGGAGGGGCGGGCGGTGCTCGACCGGGCGCTCGCACTGGGCGGGCGCGGCGCCTATGTGGTCCAGGCCTTGATCGCGTCGATGCAGACGCGGGAGCGGATCGACTGGCCCCGGATCGCCGCGCTGTACCGGCGGCTGGTCGAACTCACCGGCTCCCCGGTGGTCGAGCTCAACCACGCCGTGGCGGTCTGCCAGGCCGGCGACCCCGCCGCGGCGCTGCGCGCCGTCGACAGCCTCGACCTGGACGGATACCTCTACTTCCACTCGACCCGCGGCGAGTTGTTGCGGCGTCTCGGGCGTGACACCGAGGCCCTGGACGCGTACCGGCGGGCGCTCGAACTGGCCACCTCGACCCCCGAGCGGCGGTTCCTGACCGGGCGGCTCGAAGATCTCTGA
- a CDS encoding quinone oxidoreductase family protein encodes MHAAVVRSFGSPPRFESFPTPSASGDHEVLVNVLATGLHPRVRSAANGSHYTSDGTLPLIPGFDAVGRTQEGELLYFVATDTALGTMAEKAVVDRRRAIALPPGTDPADVAAAMNPGMSSWVALRSRISLRPGSSVLVLGATGNAGQLAVQIAGHLGAGRVIGAGRDPERLRLLKGVGADETVSLTGDDKTVADRLGQAAADVDVVIDYLWGHVTQQAMPALLTARADRSKALTWIQIGSTAGQNITLPSSLLRAANLNIMGSGQGSVTTAGIVAELPPLAEQIVAGTLSVDPLLIPLSQVEQAWNTPTAPGQRIVLTP; translated from the coding sequence ATGCACGCCGCAGTCGTACGGTCCTTCGGCTCCCCGCCCCGGTTCGAGAGCTTCCCGACCCCCAGCGCCTCCGGGGACCACGAGGTCCTTGTCAACGTCCTGGCCACCGGTCTGCACCCTCGGGTGCGTTCGGCCGCGAACGGCAGCCACTACACCTCCGACGGCACGCTGCCCCTGATCCCCGGCTTCGACGCGGTCGGCCGCACCCAGGAGGGCGAACTGCTCTACTTCGTCGCCACGGACACGGCCCTGGGCACCATGGCGGAGAAGGCGGTGGTCGACCGCCGCCGGGCCATCGCCCTGCCGCCCGGAACCGACCCGGCCGACGTGGCCGCGGCCATGAACCCCGGCATGTCCTCCTGGGTGGCACTGCGTTCCCGTATCTCCCTCCGGCCCGGCAGCTCCGTCCTGGTCCTGGGCGCCACGGGCAACGCCGGACAGCTTGCCGTCCAGATCGCCGGACACCTCGGGGCCGGCCGGGTGATCGGCGCGGGCCGCGACCCCGAACGCCTCCGCCTGCTGAAGGGCGTCGGAGCCGACGAGACGGTGAGCCTGACCGGCGACGACAAGACCGTGGCCGACCGGCTCGGGCAGGCGGCCGCGGACGTCGACGTCGTCATCGACTATCTGTGGGGCCACGTCACCCAGCAGGCCATGCCCGCACTGCTGACAGCCCGCGCCGACCGCTCGAAGGCTCTGACCTGGATCCAGATCGGGTCCACGGCCGGCCAGAACATCACCCTGCCCTCCTCCCTGCTGCGCGCGGCGAACCTGAACATCATGGGCAGCGGCCAGGGTTCCGTGACGACCGCGGGCATCGTCGCCGAACTGCCGCCCCTCGCCGAACAGATCGTCGCCGGAACACTGAGCGTGGACCCGCTGCTCATCCCGCTCAGCCAGGTCGAGCAGGCGTGGAACACCCCGACCGCCCCCGGCCAGCGGATCGTCCTCACACCCTGA
- a CDS encoding GNAT family N-acetyltransferase produces MSTGAVRVRHARSADLPHIVQLVAEHARYEQAEQPPADLAGRLESLLFGTATPRLRCFVAELDDAGIIGYASCAPELSTWDGAEYLAMDCLFLRDGHRGLRVGPMLVEAVRAEARVLGLTEVQWQTPSWNADAIRFYDRLGARAKEKRRFFLSAG; encoded by the coding sequence ATGAGCACCGGTGCGGTGAGGGTGCGCCACGCACGTTCCGCCGATCTCCCGCACATCGTCCAACTCGTGGCCGAACACGCCCGGTACGAGCAGGCCGAGCAGCCGCCCGCCGACCTGGCCGGGCGACTGGAGTCACTGCTCTTCGGCACCGCGACTCCGCGCCTGCGGTGTTTCGTCGCGGAACTGGACGACGCCGGGATCATCGGTTACGCCTCCTGCGCCCCCGAGCTGTCCACCTGGGACGGCGCGGAATACCTCGCCATGGACTGTCTCTTCCTGCGGGACGGCCACCGCGGTCTGCGGGTCGGCCCGATGCTGGTGGAGGCCGTGCGGGCCGAAGCCCGCGTCCTGGGACTCACCGAGGTCCAGTGGCAGACCCCTTCGTGGAACGCGGACGCGATCAGGTTCTACGACCGCCTGGGCGCCAGGGCGAAGGAGAAGCGGCGCTTCTTCCTGTCCGCGGGCTGA
- a CDS encoding histidine-type phosphatase, producing MRKRTVAVALTLTASALLSTALPAQADSSGHYATKTPYAPQQNIRAYQQAPKGFVPVFTENVSRHGSRAASDSEDGDLILALWTKAAGEGQLTRAGERFGGETKSLLAAMDKVGYGQLSGRGERELADTAARLEKRLPALFRTIARNSEQINVVNSGKDRAVDSGNLFAAALADNDPALKPLITPARTDADLLYFHKSAGGKEYRDYVDNDKRLASTLKEITDRRATRTAARNVLEKIFKPAFAERISAGEFSSIGTGTQAAQAVYALYSIAPAMADEGSWNMGRYIAPRDARWFAYLSDAEDFYEKGPGFSDSDITYKMANVLLDDFFEKIDAKRAGTGDVGAELRFTHAEEIIPLAALMGLPGSTKPASPAEPYTYADNAWRGASVAPMAANIQWDLYRKGNKYLVRMLYNEKQTAFKQGCEPVSKGSYFYDADELKRCFGRAAS from the coding sequence ATGCGGAAACGAACCGTCGCCGTCGCTCTGACACTCACCGCCTCCGCGCTGCTGTCGACCGCGCTGCCGGCGCAAGCGGACTCCTCCGGCCACTACGCCACCAAGACTCCGTACGCGCCGCAGCAGAACATCCGCGCGTACCAGCAGGCCCCCAAGGGGTTCGTCCCGGTGTTCACCGAGAACGTCTCCCGCCACGGCTCCCGCGCGGCGTCCGACAGCGAGGACGGCGACCTGATCCTGGCGCTGTGGACGAAGGCGGCGGGCGAGGGGCAGCTCACCCGCGCCGGTGAGCGGTTCGGCGGCGAGACGAAGTCGCTGCTCGCGGCCATGGACAAGGTCGGGTACGGACAGCTCAGCGGCCGGGGCGAGCGCGAGCTCGCGGACACCGCCGCGCGGCTGGAGAAGCGGCTTCCCGCGCTCTTCAGGACGATCGCCAGGAACTCCGAGCAGATCAATGTCGTCAACTCCGGCAAGGACCGCGCCGTCGACAGCGGCAATCTGTTCGCAGCGGCGCTGGCCGACAACGACCCCGCCCTCAAGCCGCTCATCACGCCGGCCAGGACCGATGCCGACCTGCTCTACTTCCACAAGTCGGCCGGGGGCAAGGAATACCGGGACTACGTCGACAACGACAAGCGGCTCGCCTCCACGCTCAAGGAGATCACCGACCGGCGGGCCACTCGCACCGCCGCCCGCAACGTCCTGGAGAAGATCTTCAAGCCGGCCTTCGCCGAGCGGATCTCGGCGGGCGAGTTCTCCTCGATCGGCACCGGGACGCAAGCCGCGCAGGCGGTCTACGCCCTCTACAGCATCGCTCCGGCCATGGCCGACGAGGGCAGCTGGAACATGGGGCGTTACATCGCACCGCGTGACGCGCGGTGGTTCGCCTACCTCAGCGATGCCGAGGACTTCTACGAGAAGGGGCCGGGCTTCTCCGACAGCGACATCACGTACAAGATGGCGAACGTCCTGCTCGACGACTTCTTCGAGAAGATCGACGCCAAGCGGGCCGGGACCGGAGACGTGGGCGCCGAGCTGCGCTTCACGCACGCGGAGGAGATCATCCCGCTGGCCGCGCTCATGGGCCTGCCCGGCAGCACGAAGCCGGCTTCGCCGGCCGAGCCCTACACGTACGCCGACAACGCCTGGCGAGGTGCGTCGGTGGCGCCGATGGCCGCGAACATCCAGTGGGACCTGTACCGGAAGGGGAACAAGTACCTGGTGCGGATGCTCTACAACGAGAAGCAGACCGCGTTCAAGCAGGGCTGCGAGCCGGTGTCGAAGGGCAGCTACTTCTACGACGCCGACGAGCTGAAGCGCTGCTTCGGCCGCGCCGCGTCCTGA
- a CDS encoding YciI family protein: protein MQYALMIYTEPGHEENLSEEQREAAYAEYLALADDPRCVGAEQLQSAGTATSVRVVGGRTLMTDGPFADTKEVLGGFCLIEAADLDEAIEMASHVPAARLGGAVEIRPVVQR from the coding sequence ATGCAGTACGCCCTGATGATCTACACCGAGCCCGGCCACGAGGAGAACCTGTCGGAGGAGCAACGCGAGGCGGCGTACGCCGAGTATCTGGCGTTGGCCGACGATCCGCGGTGCGTCGGCGCCGAGCAGCTGCAGTCCGCCGGGACGGCGACGAGTGTGCGCGTGGTCGGCGGCCGGACCCTGATGACCGACGGCCCGTTCGCGGACACCAAGGAGGTGCTCGGCGGCTTCTGCCTGATCGAGGCGGCCGACCTGGACGAAGCGATCGAGATGGCGTCGCACGTCCCGGCCGCCCGGCTCGGCGGCGCTGTCGAGATCAGGCCGGTGGTACAGCGCTGA
- a CDS encoding MarR family winged helix-turn-helix transcriptional regulator: MTLESDPSGLADDGPLNTVDALVQLSFLIHRIVSAAGGEHDLSVIQIRLLGILRDRQAGMVELGRHLGLDKSSMTGLVGRAQKRGLVERTPSPYDGRAVLVTLTPGGRRVAERCADEIGRRVTALTEGLSAGQRTRLTELAASLVSAPAGVSGQAG, from the coding sequence ATGACCCTCGAATCCGACCCGTCCGGCCTTGCCGACGACGGGCCCCTGAACACAGTGGACGCGTTGGTCCAGCTGTCCTTCCTGATCCACCGCATCGTGTCCGCCGCAGGTGGCGAGCACGACCTGTCGGTCATCCAGATCAGGCTGCTCGGCATCCTGCGCGACCGGCAGGCGGGAATGGTCGAACTCGGCCGCCATCTCGGCCTGGACAAGTCCTCGATGACCGGACTGGTCGGCCGCGCGCAGAAGCGCGGTCTGGTCGAGCGCACGCCCTCCCCGTACGACGGCCGCGCCGTCCTCGTCACCCTGACCCCCGGCGGCAGGCGGGTCGCCGAGCGGTGCGCGGACGAGATCGGCCGCCGGGTGACCGCGCTCACCGAAGGGCTGTCCGCCGGTCAGCGCACCCGGCTCACCGAGCTCGCCGCGTCCCTCGTCTCGGCACCGGCCGGCGTTTCGGGGCAAGCCGGTTGA
- a CDS encoding helix-turn-helix transcriptional regulator yields the protein MDDQPLADAQRLANLAHLRRARDLVDREYARPLDVPAMARRALMSPGHFSRAFRAAYGETPYSYLMTRRVERAMALLRAGMSVTDACMAVGCTSLGSFSSRFTELVGMTPSAYRAGDHSDVLAMPACLAEAHTRPVKDQPLRL from the coding sequence ATGGATGATCAGCCCCTGGCGGACGCCCAGCGCCTTGCCAACCTCGCGCACCTGCGCCGGGCGCGGGACCTGGTCGACCGCGAGTACGCGCGGCCGCTCGACGTACCGGCGATGGCTCGCCGGGCGCTGATGTCGCCCGGACACTTCTCCCGGGCGTTCCGGGCGGCCTACGGCGAGACGCCGTACAGCTACCTCATGACCCGGCGGGTCGAGCGGGCGATGGCGCTGCTGCGCGCCGGCATGAGTGTGACCGACGCGTGCATGGCGGTCGGCTGCACCTCCCTCGGTTCGTTCAGCTCCAGGTTCACCGAGCTCGTGGGGATGACGCCGAGCGCGTACCGGGCCGGGGACCACAGCGACGTGCTGGCGATGCCCGCGTGCCTGGCCGAGGCGCACACCCGGCCGGTCAAGGACCAACCGCTCAGGCTCTGA
- a CDS encoding ester cyclase encodes MSTDRSAHNRAVLSRLHEAVNRGDAELIAKTIDELFEPDVLIRTPLPVEATGAQALKEVFTTLCRAFPDLHIEVEDMIAEGDRVVSRNTVTGTHLGEYTGLPPTGRPVTYNEIFIFRFAGERIAETWGVVDVLAQMRQLGVAPGGTSGPQRHDRDG; translated from the coding sequence ATGTCCACAGACCGGTCAGCCCACAACAGAGCGGTGCTCAGCCGGCTGCATGAGGCCGTCAACCGCGGCGATGCGGAGCTCATTGCGAAGACGATCGACGAGCTGTTCGAGCCGGACGTGCTGATCCGCACGCCCTTGCCGGTCGAGGCGACGGGGGCACAGGCGCTGAAGGAGGTGTTCACGACGCTCTGCCGGGCCTTCCCCGACCTTCACATCGAGGTCGAGGACATGATCGCCGAGGGAGACAGGGTCGTCTCCAGGAACACGGTCACCGGAACCCATCTGGGTGAGTACACGGGCCTCCCGCCCACCGGACGACCGGTCACGTACAACGAGATCTTCATCTTCCGCTTCGCGGGCGAACGAATCGCTGAGACCTGGGGGGTCGTCGACGTCCTCGCGCAGATGCGACAGCTCGGCGTGGCTCCCGGAGGAACTTCAGGACCGCAGCGGCATGACCGCGACGGGTGA
- a CDS encoding TetR family transcriptional regulator: MSPRGVAMPDVRERLFAAAERVLAREGPGALTSRAITGEAGCAKGVLHAHFAGLDEFVADLVLDRFAHTAREAEALPRRAGEGTAAGNLCGVALALLDSGGPTIAGLAMTRPAASLRLRRALESGAPGFSAIQESITRYLDAEQRLGRLAAGTDTAAVALAVVGTTHHLLMTGWSGAPGPREQVRGLIAMLAGAAGDASGDAPAGE; encoded by the coding sequence ATGTCACCGCGTGGAGTGGCGATGCCGGACGTTCGGGAGCGGCTGTTCGCCGCGGCGGAACGCGTGCTGGCCCGTGAGGGGCCGGGCGCCCTGACCAGCAGGGCGATCACCGGAGAGGCGGGCTGCGCCAAGGGCGTACTGCACGCCCATTTCGCCGGCCTGGACGAGTTCGTCGCCGATCTGGTGCTGGACAGGTTCGCGCACACCGCGCGGGAGGCCGAGGCACTCCCCCGACGGGCGGGCGAGGGCACGGCGGCCGGGAACCTCTGTGGTGTCGCGCTCGCGCTACTGGACTCCGGCGGTCCGACGATCGCGGGCCTGGCCATGACGCGCCCCGCCGCCTCCCTGCGGCTGCGCCGGGCACTGGAGTCGGGAGCGCCGGGCTTCTCGGCGATCCAGGAGTCGATCACCCGATACCTGGACGCCGAACAGCGCCTGGGCCGCCTCGCGGCCGGTACCGACACGGCCGCGGTCGCGCTCGCCGTGGTCGGAACCACCCATCATCTCCTGATGACGGGCTGGTCGGGCGCCCCCGGCCCCCGGGAGCAGGTGCGGGGGCTGATCGCCATGCTCGCGGGGGCTGCCGGGGACGCCTCCGGCGATGCCCCGGCCGGGGAGTAG
- a CDS encoding class I SAM-dependent methyltransferase yields MPDIANTEQAQAWNGYEGTYWARNQDRWDAVNGGFNEPLLAAAAIGERDRVLDVGCGAGKTARLAARRAARGRVLGVDLSLPMLERARLTAAGEGVGNATFDHADAQVHPFESAAFDVAISRFGVMFFADPVEAFANIGRALRPGGRLAFICAADAGGNEWIRAMAVLRDHLPLGEFGAPGGPGMFSLVDPDRIRTVLSSAGFVDVSPVGVEAYGNWGRNAEDAADFLLDSGPGRHLTDQVDQEIRDRAREALVNRLRDHEERGAVRLRGTAWLVTASRPA; encoded by the coding sequence ATGCCCGACATCGCCAACACCGAGCAGGCACAGGCATGGAACGGCTACGAAGGCACGTACTGGGCGCGCAATCAGGACCGTTGGGACGCGGTGAACGGGGGCTTCAACGAACCGCTGCTCGCCGCCGCCGCGATAGGCGAGCGGGACCGGGTGCTCGATGTCGGCTGCGGAGCCGGAAAGACGGCACGGCTGGCCGCGCGGCGAGCGGCCCGCGGGCGGGTGCTGGGGGTCGACCTGTCGCTCCCCATGCTGGAGCGCGCCCGGCTGACGGCGGCGGGCGAGGGCGTGGGCAACGCGACGTTCGATCACGCGGACGCCCAGGTCCACCCCTTCGAGTCCGCCGCCTTCGACGTGGCGATCAGCCGCTTCGGGGTGATGTTCTTCGCCGACCCCGTCGAGGCCTTCGCCAACATCGGCCGCGCCCTGCGCCCCGGAGGCCGCCTGGCGTTCATCTGCGCCGCGGACGCCGGGGGCAACGAGTGGATCCGGGCCATGGCTGTGCTGCGGGACCACCTGCCCCTCGGGGAGTTCGGGGCGCCGGGCGGTCCGGGCATGTTCTCCCTGGTCGATCCGGACCGCATCCGCACGGTGCTGTCCTCGGCGGGGTTCGTGGACGTCAGCCCGGTGGGTGTGGAGGCGTACGGGAACTGGGGGCGGAACGCCGAGGACGCGGCGGACTTCCTGCTGGACAGCGGTCCCGGACGCCATCTGACCGATCAGGTGGACCAGGAGATCCGGGACCGCGCCCGTGAGGCGCTGGTGAACCGCCTGCGCGACCACGAGGAGCGGGGCGCCGTCCGGCTGCGCGGCACCGCCTGGCTGGTCACCGCGAGCCGCCCGGCGTGA
- a CDS encoding pyridoxamine 5'-phosphate oxidase family protein: protein MALTREEREQFLAEPHVAALAVSAAEPDRSPLTVPIWYQYQPGGDVWIMTGPDSRKGKSITKAGRFCLMVDRVSPTVRYVSVEGPVISTVPATREHLVEMSSRYLAAEKVDGYVDFAWKEHGEQAVIHMRPQRWLSSDLGEI, encoded by the coding sequence GTGGCTTTGACCCGTGAAGAGCGCGAGCAGTTTCTGGCCGAGCCGCACGTCGCCGCACTGGCCGTGAGCGCGGCCGAGCCGGACCGGTCACCGCTGACGGTCCCGATCTGGTACCAGTACCAGCCGGGCGGCGATGTCTGGATCATGACGGGACCCGACTCCCGCAAGGGGAAATCGATCACCAAGGCGGGCCGGTTCTGCCTGATGGTCGACCGTGTCTCACCGACCGTCCGGTACGTGTCGGTCGAGGGCCCCGTCATCTCCACCGTCCCGGCCACACGCGAACACCTGGTGGAGATGTCGTCGCGCTACCTCGCCGCCGAGAAGGTCGACGGCTATGTCGACTTCGCCTGGAAGGAGCACGGCGAGCAGGCGGTCATCCACATGCGGCCGCAACGCTGGCTCAGCTCGGACCTCGGCGAGATCTGA
- a CDS encoding YceI family protein, which yields MSSAPVTGTIPGYTAGTWKADPAHSGIAFAVRHLMVSKVRGRFTGSDVTIVTSEDPLGSSVVATIDVASIGTGNERRDHHLRSADYFDVEKYPTMSYRSTGIRRTGDGWVIDGELTFRGVTRKVPLAVEAYGFGPVTSGGRRAGFSASAQIDRRDYGIHIPMDGVGGVVGETVSISLDVEAVLQR from the coding sequence ATGAGTTCCGCCCCTGTGACCGGCACGATCCCCGGCTACACGGCCGGCACCTGGAAGGCGGACCCGGCGCACTCCGGGATCGCCTTCGCCGTCCGGCACCTCATGGTCAGCAAGGTGCGTGGCCGGTTCACCGGCTCCGACGTCACGATTGTCACGAGCGAGGACCCACTGGGCTCGTCGGTCGTCGCGACGATCGATGTCGCGTCCATCGGCACCGGCAACGAGCGGCGTGACCACCACCTCCGCTCCGCCGACTACTTCGACGTCGAGAAGTACCCGACGATGAGCTACCGCTCCACCGGCATCCGCCGGACCGGTGACGGCTGGGTCATCGACGGTGAACTGACGTTTCGCGGTGTCACCAGGAAGGTGCCGCTGGCCGTCGAGGCGTACGGGTTCGGCCCGGTCACGTCCGGTGGCCGACGGGCCGGCTTCTCCGCGAGCGCGCAGATCGACCGTCGTGACTACGGCATCCACATCCCGATGGACGGAGTCGGCGGCGTGGTCGGCGAGACGGTGTCGATCAGCCTCGACGTCGAGGCCGTCCTCCAGAGGTGA